A single Oryctolagus cuniculus chromosome 16, mOryCun1.1, whole genome shotgun sequence DNA region contains:
- the APC2 gene encoding adenomatous polyposis coli protein 2 isoform X2 has translation MGLLALLGLMHSAFLGDQALQEWKMSSAASYEQLVRQVEALKAENSHLRQELRHNSSHLSKLETETSGMKEVLKQLQGKLEQEARVLLSSGQTEVLEQLKALQMDITSLYNLKFQPPALGPEPPAPRTPEGSPVHGPAPSKDSFGELGRATIRLLEELDRERCFLLNEIEKEEKEKLWYYSQLQGLSKRLDELPHVETFSMQMDLIRQQLEFEAQHIRSLMEERFGTSDEMVQRAQIRASRLEQIDKQLLEAQDRVQQTEPQALLAVKSVPVDEEPEAEAPTHPDDGAPQPGNSKVEVVFWLLSMLATRDQEDTARTLLAMSSSPESCVAMRRSGCLPLLLQILHGAEAGAGAGARASGPGTPGAKDARMRANAALHNIVFSQPDQGLARKEMRVLHVLEQIRAYCETCWDWLQARAAGPDGSAGGAPVPIEPQICQATCAVMKLSFDEEYRRAMNELGGLQAVAELLQVDHEMHGVTRDPLNLALRRYAGMALTNLTFGDVANKATLCARRGCMEAIVAQLASESEELHQVVSSILRNLSWRADLSSKKTLREVGSVSALTQCALRACKESTLKSVLSALWNLSAHSTENKAAVCAVDGALGFLVSTLTYKCQGASLAIIESGGGILRNVSSLVATREDYRQVLRDHNCLQTLLQHLTSHSLTIVSNACGTLWNLSARSARDQELLWDLGAVGMLRNLVHSRHKMIAMGSAAALRNLLAHRPAKHQAAATAVSPGACVPSLYVRKQRALEAELDARHLAQALGHLEKQALPEAEAAAKKPLPPLRHLDGLARDYASDSGCFDDDDAPSLAAATAEPASPAVLSLFLGSPFLQGQALARTPPARRGLEPEKEAGGEAAAAAKAKAKLALAVARIDRLVEDISALHTSSDDSFSLSSGDPGQEAPREGRAQSCSPCRGPEGGRPEAGGRAHPLLRLKAAHASLSNDSLNSGSTSDGYCPREHMRPCPLAALAEHREELPGAQPRPARLDLDLRGGQAEGPARDAAGADARVRTIKLSPTYQHVPLLEAAGRAGAGAPGGPEAPPAVRKQAWLVAEGLSQVPEKLGAGRPAAASRALQRLVAQEGPLSLSRCSSLSSLSSAGRPGPSEAGDLDSDSSLEGLEEAGPGEAELDGAWRGPGAASLPVAIPAPRRGRGRGLGVEDATPSSSSENCVQETPLVLSRCSSVSSLGSFESPSIASSIPSDPCSGLGSGTVSPSELPDSPGQTMPPSRSKTPPAAPPGPPESSQFSLQWESYVKRFLDIADCREHCRLPSELDAGSVRFTVEKPDENFSCASSLSALALHEHYVQQDVELRLLPPTCPDRGAGQRRREEAAGRQEGPAPAGSRTRAAADQELELLRECLGAAVPARLRKVASALVPGRRALPVPVYMLVPAPAREDDSCTDSAEGTPVNFSSAASLSDETLQGPPKEQPRGRLDRQEPPGLAAPAGQVSGHRLKAGGAGRSPEQARGTGRSRAGLELPLGRPPSAHSDRARGEGGRQSLCLTTPTEEAVYCFYDSDEAPSSARPPPRRPSAIPRALKRGGKEARAPAKAAAPAQPPPRAQPRLIADETPPCYSLSSSASSLSEPEPCERPASRRGGPEPTVAQAPRRGGGRDSSPSPRSEEELLRRCIGSAMPRRRPLASGPRRRKARAAGQDERPAEAPRDRGEEAAGSDRASDLDSVEWRAIQEGANSIVTWLHQAAAAAPREASSESDSLLSLGSALSTGPSLQLSKRRSRRQPGPGAGAGEGSVRRPEKRSLASAKSGASPRAPGGPEKPRAAQKVAAGVPAVLRGRTVIYVPSPATRPQPKAVPGPRATPRKAEPPSPAQPPAAGKAPAPGQQRSRSLHRPGKISELAALSHAPRSATPPARLAKTPSSSSSQTSPASQPLPRKSPPATPAAGSLPGPAAPGVPKTPARALLAKHHKTQKSPVRIPFMQRPARRGPPPLARPAPEPSPRGREGAAAARGGRLGLVRVASARSSGSESSDRSGFRRQLTFIKESPGLLRRRRTELSPAAGPAAAAASQGASPRRGRPALPAVFLCSSRCDELRAAPRQQPTRPGSGPGPGPRAPRRTSSESPSRLPVRAPPARPEAVKRYSSLPHISVARKPDGAAPGAPPARAPQRRGSDGEARPLPRVVAPGTTWRRIRDEDVAHILRSTLPASALPLRGASPEEGPAGPPPRKTSDAVVQTEEVAQPKANASTSPSLESREQPPAPPGAPAALLGSDVDGPAPAKGPAPVPFAHEGLGVAVGGFPASRHGSPSRAARVPPFNYVPSPMAAATATADAGVEKAPAPAPAGLLE, from the exons ATGGGGCTCCTGGCGCTGCTGGGCCTAATGCACTCGGCCTTTCTCGGGGACCAG gcGCTGCAGGAGTGGAAGATGAGCTCCGCCGCGTCCTACGAGCAGCTGGTGCGGCAGGTGGAGGCCCTGAAGGCCGAGAACAGCCACCTGCGGCAGGAGCtgcggcacaactccagccacctGTCCAAGCTGGAGACGGAGACGTCCGGCATGAAG gaggtCCTGAAGCAGCTACAGGGCAAACTGGAGCAGGAGGCGCGGGTGCTGCTGTCCTCGGGGCAGACGGAGGTCCTGGAGCAGCTGAAAG cCTTGCAGATGGACATCACCAGCCTGTACAACCTCAAGTTCCAGCCTCCCGCGCTGGGGCCCGAGCCCCCCGCACCGCGCACCCCGGAGGGAAGCCCGGTGCACGGCCCCGCGCCCTCCAAGGACAGCTTTGGGGAACTGGGCCGGGCCACCATCCGCCTCTTGGAGGAGCTGGACCGCGAACG gtgtTTCTTGCTGAATGAGAtcgagaaggaagagaaggagaagctgtGGTACTACTCGCAGCTGCAGGGCCTGTCCAAGCGCCTGGACGAGCTGCCGCACGTGGAGACG TTCTCCATGCAGATGGACCTCATCCGCCAGCAGCTGGAGTTCGAGGCGCAGCACATCCGCTCGCTGATGGAGGAGCGCTTCGGCACCTCGGACGAGATGGTGCAGCGGGCGCAG ATCCGCGCCTCCCGCCTGGAGCAGATCGACAAGCAGCTGCTGGAGGCGCAGGACCGGGTGCAGCAGACGGAGCCCCAG GCGCTGCTGGCTGTGAAGTCGGTGCCCGTGGACGAGGAGCCCGAGGCGGAAGCTCCCACGCACCCCGACGACGGCGCCCCTCAGCCCGGCAACAGCAAG GTGGAGGTGGTCTTCTGGCTGCTGTCCATGCTGGCGACGCGGGACCAGGAGGACACGGCGCGCACGCTGCTGGCCATGTCCAGCTCGCCCGAGAGCTGCGTGGCGATGCGGCGCTCCGGCTGcctgccgctgctgctgcagATCCTCCACGGCGCCGAGGCGGGCGCGGGAGCGGGCGCGCGCGCCAGCGGCCCGGGGACGCCGGGCGCCAAGGACGCCCGCATGCGCGCCAACGCGGCGCTGCACAACATCGTCTTCTCGCAGCCGGACCAGGGCCTGGCGCGCAAGGAGATGCGTGTGCTGCACGTGCTGGAGCAGATCCGCGCCTACTGCGAGACCTGCTGGGACTGGCTGCAGGCGCGCGCCGCGGGGCCGGACGGCAGCGCCGGCGGGG CCCCAGTGCCCATCGAGCCGCAGATCTGCCAGGCCACCTGCGCAGTGATGAAGCTGTCCTTTGACGAGGAGTACCGCCGGGCCATGAACGAGCTGG GTGGGCTGCAGGCGGTGGCCGAGCTGCTGCAGGTGGACCACGAGATGCACGGGGTGACCCGGGACCCCCTGAACCTGGCCCTGCGGCGCTACGCGGGCATGGCCCTCACCAACCTCACCTTCGGAGATGTGGCCAACAAG GCCACGCTGTGTGCTCGCAGGGGCTGCATGGAGGCCATCGTGGCCCAGCTGGCCTCGGAGAGCGAGGAGCTGCACCAG GTGGTGTCCAGCATCCTGCGCAACCTGTCCTGGAGGGCGGACCTCAGCAGCAAGAAGACCCTGCGGGAAGTGGGCAGCGTGTCTGCGCTGACGCAGTGCGCGCTGCGGGCCTGCAAG gagtcCACCCTCAAGAGTGTGCTGAGCGCCCTGTGGAACCTGTCCGCGCACAGCACGGAGAACAAGGCGGCCGTGTGCGCGGTGGACGGCGCCCTGGGCTTCCTGGTGAGCACGCTGACCTACAAGTGCCAGGGCGCCTCGCTGGCCATCATCGAGAGCGGCGGCGGCATCTTGCGCAACGTGTCCAGCCTGGTGGCCACGCGCGAGGACTACCG gcagGTGCTCCGCGACCACAACTGCCTGCAGACGCTGCTGCAGCACCTGACCTCACACAGCCTGACCATCGTGAGCAACGCGTGCGGCACGCTCTGGAACCTGTCGGCCCGCAGCGCGCGCGACCAGGAGCTGCTGTGGGACCTGGGCGCCGTGGGCATGCTGCGCAACCTGGTGCACTCCAGGCACAAGATGATCGCCATGGGCAGCGCCGCCGCCCTGCGCAACCTGCTGGCCCACCGGCCCGCCAAGCACCAGGCGGCCGCCACGGCCGTGTCCCCCGGCGCCTGCGTGCCCAGCCTCTACGTGCGCAAGCAGCGGGCGCTGGAGGCGGAGCTCGACGCCCGGCACCTGGCGCAGGCGCTCGGCCACCTGGAGAAGCAGGCCCTGCCCGAGGCCGAGGCCGCCGCCAAGAAGCCGCTGCCGCCCCTGCGGCACCTGGACGGGCTGGCGCGGGACTACGCCTCCGACTCGGGCTGCTTCGACGACGACGACGCGCCGTCCctggccgccgccaccgccgAGCCCGCCAGCCCGGCCGtgctctccctcttcctgggcagccccttcctgcagggccaggcgCTGGCCCGCACCCCGCCGGCCCGCCGCGGCCTGGAGCCCGAGAAGGAGGCCGGCGGcgaggcggccgcggcggccaaggccaaggccaagctgGCGCTGGCGGTGGCGCGCATCGACCGTCTGGTGGAGGACATCTCGGCCCTGCACACCTCGTCCGACgacagcttcagcctcagctccGGGGACCCCGGGCAGGAGGCGCCGCGGGAGGGCCGGGCGCAGTCCTGCTCGCCCTGCCGCGGCCCCGAGGGCGGCCGGCCGGAGGCGGGGGGCCGGGCGCACCCCCTGCTCCGGCTCAAGGCGGCCCACGCCAGCCTGTCCAACGACAGCCTCAACAGCGGCAGCACCAGCGACGGCTACTGCCCGCGGGAGCACATGCGGCCCTGCCCGCTGGCCGCGCTGGCCGAGCACCGCGAGGAGCTCCCGGGCGCGCAGCCGCGGCCCGCTCGGCTGGACCTCGACCTGCGGGGCGGCCAGGCCGAGGGGCCCGCCCGGGACGCCGCCGGCGCCGACGCCCGCGTGCGCACCATCAAGCTGTCGCCCACCTATCAGCACGTGCCGCTGCTGGAGGCCGCGGGCAGGGCGGGCGCGGGGGCCCCCGGCGGCCCCGAGGCGCCCCCTGCTGTCCGGAAGCAGGCCTGGCTGGTGGCCGAGGGCCTGAGCCAGGTGCCCGagaagctgggggcggggcggccggcggCGGCCAGCAGGGCGCTGCAGAGGCTGGTGGCGCAGGAGGGGCCCCTCTCGCTGTCCCGCTGCAGCTCGCTGTCCTCGCTGTCCTCGGCCGGACGCCCGGGCCCCAGCGAGGCCGGAGACCTGGACAGCGACTCCTCCCTcgagggcctggaggaggccgGCCCCGGAGAGGCGGAGCTGGACGGGGCGTGGCGCGGGCCGGGCGCCGCCTCCCTGCCCGTGGCCATCCCGGCGCCCCGGCGGGGCCGCGGCCGGGGCCTGGGCGTGGAGGACGCCACGCCGTCCAGCTCGTCCGAGAACTGCGTGCAGGAGACGCCCCTCGTGCTGAGCCGCTGCAGCTCCGTGAGCTCCCTGGGCAGCTTCGAGAGCCCGTCCATCGCCAGCTCCATCCCCAGCGACCCCTGCAGCGGGCTGGGCAGCGGCACCGTGAGCCCCAGCGAGCTGCCCGACAGCCCCGGGCAGACCATGCCGCCCAGCCGCAGCAAGACGCCGCCGGCCGCGCCGCCCGGCCCGCCCGAGAGCAGCCAGTTCAGCCTGCAGTGGGAGAGCTACGTGAAGCGCTTCCTGGACATCGCCGACTGCCGCGAGCACTGCCGCCTGCCCTCCGAGCTGGACGCGGGCAGCGTGCGCTTCACCGTGGAGAAGCCGGACGAGAACTTCTCCTGCGCCTCCAGCCTCAGCGCGCTCGCCCTGCACGAGCACTACGTGCAGCAGGACGTGGAGCTGCGGCTGCTGCCGCCCACCTGCCCcgaccgcggcgccggccagcgcCGGCGAGAAGAGGCCGCCGGAcgccaggaggggccggcgcccgcGGGCTCCCGCACCCGCGCGGCCGcggaccaggagctggagctgctgcggGAGTGCCTGGGGGCGGCCGTGCCCGCGCGGCTCCGCAAGGTGGCCTCGGCGCTCGTGCCCGGCCGCCGGGCGCTGCCCGTGCCCGTCTACATGCTGGTGCCCGCCCCGGCCCGGGAGGACGACTCGTGCACCGACTCGGCTGAGGGCACGCCGGTCAACTTCTCCAGCGCCGCGTCCCTCAGCGACGAGACCCTGCAGGGGCCCCCCAAGGAGCAGCCCCGGGGCCGGCTGGACAGGCAGGAGCCCCCCGGCCTCGCGGCCCCCGCCGGCCAGGTCTCGGGGCACCGGCTCAAGGCCGGGGGCGCCGGCCGGAGCCCGGAGCAGGCCCGGGGCACAGGCAGGAGCCGGGCcgggctggagctgcccctgggCCGGCCCCCAAGTGCCCACTCGGACCGGGCTCGGGGGGAAGGGGGCAGGCAGTCCCTGTGCCTCACGACGCCCACCGAGGAGGCCGTGTACTGCTTCTACGACTCTGACGAGGCGCCCTCCTCGGCCAGGCCGCCCCCACGGCGACCGTCCGCCATCCCGCGCGCCCTGAAGCGGGGCGGGAAGGAGGCCAGGGCCCCAGCCAAGGCGGCCGCTCCGGCCCAGCCGCCCCCgcgggcccagccccggctgatcGCCGACGAGACCCCGCCTTGCTACTCCCTGAGCTCCTCGGCCAGCTCGCTCAGCGAGCCGGAGCCCTGTGAGCGGCCGGCCAGCCGCCGGGGAGGCCCGGAGCCCACGGTCGCCCAGGCCCCGCGCCGGGGAGGCGGGCGCGACAGCTCCCCCAGCCCGCGCTCCGAGGAGGAGCTGCTGCGCCGCTGCATCGGCTCGGCCATGCCcaggcgccggcccctggcctcTGGCCCCCGGCGCCGCAAGGCCCGGGCTGCCGGGCAGGACGAGCGGCCGGCAGAGGCGCCCCGGGACCGCGGCGAGGAGGCGGCCGGCTCAGACCGGGCCTCCGACCTGGACAGCGTCGAGTGGCGCGCCATCCAGGAGGGCGCCAACTCCATCGTCACGTGGCTGCACCAGGCGGCTGCGGCGGCCCCCCGCGAGGCCTCCTCCGAGTCCGACTCGCTCCTGTCCCTGGGGTCTGCTCTGTCcacgggcccctccctgcagctctcCAAGCGCAGGAGCAGGCGCCAGCCTGGGCCCGGagccggggcaggggagggcagtgtCCGGCGGCCGGAGAAACGGAGCCTGGCCTCAGCCAAGAGCGGCGCGAGCCCGCGCGCCCCCGGCGGCCCCGAGAAGCCGCGCGCGGCTCAGAAGGTAGCGGCGGGGGTGCCGGCTGTTCTCCGGGGGCGGACAGTGATCTACGTGCCCAGCCCGGCCACCCGGCCCCAGCCCAAAGCTGTCCCTGGCCCCCGGGCCACACCGAGGAAGGCGGAGCCCCCTAGCCCGGCACAGCCGCCCGCTGCGGGCAAGGCGCCGGCGCCCGGGCAGCAGCGCTCTCGCAGCCTGCACCGGCCGGGCAAGATCTCGGAGCTGGCGGCGCTGAGCCACGCCCCCAGGAGCGCCACGCCCCCTGCTCGGCTGGCCAAGACCCCTTCTTCAAGCTCCTCCCAGACCTCGCCGGCCTCGCAGCCTCTGCCCAGGAAGTCGCCCCCGGCCACCCCAGCTGCAGGGTCTCTGCCCGGCCCGGCAGCCCCCGGCGTGCCCAAGACGCCGGCGCGGGCCCTGCTGGCCAAGCACCACAAGACCCAGAAGTCGCCCGTCCGGATCCCGTTCATGCAGAGGCCGGCCAGGCGCGGGCCGCCGCCGCTGGCCAGACCCGCCCCGGAGCCCAGCCCCAGAGGCCGcgagggggcggcggcggcgcgtgGGGGCCGACTGGGCCTGGTGCGTGTGGCCTCCGCCCGCTCCAGCGGCAGCGAGTCCTCGGACCGCTCGGGCTTCCGGCGCCAGCTGACCTTCATCAAGGAGTCGCCCGGCttgctgcggcgccggcgcacgGAGCTGTCCCCCGCCgcgggccccgccgccgccgccgcctcccagggcgcgtcgccccgccgcggccggcccgcgctccccgccgtcttcctctgctcttcGCGCTGCGACGAGCTGAGGGCGGCGCCCCGGCAGCAGCCGACCCGCCCGGGGTCCGGTCCAGGCCCCGGCCCGCGCGCGCCCCGGCGCACCAGCTCCGAGAGCCCGTCGCGCCTGCCCGTGCGCGCGCCCCCCGCGCGGCCGGAGGCGGTCAAGCGCtactcctccctgccccacatcAGCGTGGCCCGCAAGCCCGACGGCGCGGCCCCGGGAGCGCCCCCGGCGCGCGCCCCCCAGCGCCGCGGGAGCGACGGCGAGGCGCGGCCGCTGCCCAGGGTGGTCGCGCCAGGCACGACGTGGCGGCGCATCCGGGACGAGGACGTCGCGCACATCCTGCGCAGCACCCTGCCCGCCTCGGCCCTGCCGCTCCGGGGCGCCTCGCCCGAGGAGGGCCCGGCCGGCCCCCCGCCGCGGAAGACCAGCGACGCCGTGGTGCAGACGGAGGAGGTGGCGCAGCCCAAGGCCAACGCCAGCACGTCCCCGAGcctggagagcagggagcagccccccgccccacccgGCGCCCCGGCCGCCCTCCTGGGCAGCGACGTGGACGGGCCCGCCCCGGCCAAGGGCCCTGCCCCCGTGCCCTTCGCCCACGAGGGCTTGGGTGTCGCCGTGGGGGGCTTCCCTGCCAGCCGGCACGGCTCCCCGAGCCGCGCAGCGCGCGTCCCGCCCTTCAACTACGTGCCCAGCCCCATGGCGGCGGCCACGGCCACCGCGGACGCCGGCGTGGAGaaggccccggcccccgcccccgccggcctcCTGGAGTAG